A stretch of the Archangium violaceum genome encodes the following:
- the grxD gene encoding Grx4 family monothiol glutaredoxin, which translates to MTPELKARFDNDIRNHKVVLFMKGNALFPQCGFSARALQILQQHGEVHTVDVLADPEVRQGIKEYSNWPTIPQVFINGKFVGGSDILMELEERGELADLIAGKTPV; encoded by the coding sequence ATGACTCCGGAACTCAAGGCTCGTTTCGACAACGACATCCGCAACCACAAGGTCGTCCTCTTCATGAAGGGCAACGCGCTCTTCCCGCAGTGCGGCTTCTCCGCGCGCGCGCTGCAGATCCTGCAGCAGCACGGCGAGGTGCACACGGTGGACGTGCTGGCCGATCCCGAGGTGCGCCAGGGCATCAAGGAGTACAGCAACTGGCCCACGATTCCCCAGGTGTTCATCAACGGGAAGTTCGTGGGGGGCTCGGACATCCTCATGGAGCTGGAAGAGCGCGGCGAGCTGGCGGACCTGATCGCCGGCAAGACGCCGGTCTGA
- a CDS encoding BolA family protein — protein sequence MLDPNAIHQRILGALPGSEVEVRDTTGTGDHFEARVVSPSFAGKSMVEQHQMVYAPLQDWLKTGELHALALKTYSPEQWKKLGSR from the coding sequence ATGCTCGATCCGAATGCCATCCACCAGCGGATTCTCGGCGCGCTTCCCGGCTCGGAGGTGGAGGTGCGCGACACCACCGGGACCGGAGACCACTTCGAGGCGCGTGTGGTGAGCCCCTCCTTCGCTGGCAAGTCCATGGTGGAACAGCACCAGATGGTGTACGCGCCGCTCCAGGACTGGCTGAAGACCGGCGAGCTGCACGCGCTCGCGCTCAAGACCTATTCACCCGAGCAGTGGAAGAAGCTCGGGTCTCGCTGA
- a CDS encoding YqgE/AlgH family protein: MQTLAPGLLVAMPQLTDSNFRRSVILMLEHGESGSMGLIINRGASLTLGDLAKNQSLSIAPERTSQPVFMGGPVENHRGFLLHDNERVTEKHEVVPGLYLSLTLDTLGPLLKDPGVHLRFCLGYAGWGPNQLESELASGSWLYAEASARPVLEGDPGLLWDNTLKSMGVDPAMLLKGKGLN, translated from the coding sequence GTGCAGACACTCGCTCCCGGCCTTCTCGTGGCCATGCCACAACTGACGGACTCCAACTTCCGGCGGTCGGTCATCCTCATGCTCGAGCACGGCGAGTCCGGCTCCATGGGGTTGATCATCAACCGGGGGGCGTCCCTGACGCTGGGGGACCTGGCGAAGAACCAGTCCCTCTCCATCGCCCCCGAGCGCACGAGCCAACCCGTCTTCATGGGCGGCCCCGTGGAGAACCACCGGGGCTTCCTCCTCCACGACAACGAGCGTGTGACGGAGAAGCACGAGGTGGTGCCCGGCCTCTACCTCAGTCTCACACTGGACACGCTCGGGCCCCTGCTGAAGGACCCGGGGGTCCACCTGCGCTTCTGCCTGGGCTACGCCGGCTGGGGCCCCAACCAACTGGAGAGCGAGCTCGCCTCCGGCTCCTGGCTCTATGCCGAGGCGTCCGCCCGGCCCGTGCTAGAAGGCGACCCCGGCCTGCTCTGGGACAACACGCTCAAGAGTATGGGCGTGGATCCCGCGATGCTCCTGAAGGGAAAGGGACTGAACTGA
- a CDS encoding response regulator: protein MSISNEELPIATGHARSRTREDDSLKLEPVRGSVLIVEDDPAHRELLVELLTQWGYAPLPVGSAEEAEFAVRNKRMDAAIVDVFLPGRSGTNLMARLREKFPQSVLIGVSAMSDASMARKCKGLGADLFIGKPLAPEKLAQALQSRHTSWH, encoded by the coding sequence ATGTCCATCTCCAACGAGGAGCTTCCCATCGCCACGGGTCACGCCCGCTCCAGGACCCGAGAAGACGACAGCCTGAAGCTGGAGCCGGTCCGGGGCTCGGTCCTGATCGTCGAGGACGATCCCGCGCACCGTGAGCTGCTGGTGGAGCTGCTGACCCAGTGGGGCTACGCGCCCCTGCCCGTGGGCAGCGCGGAGGAGGCCGAGTTCGCCGTGCGTAACAAGCGCATGGACGCGGCCATCGTGGACGTCTTCCTGCCCGGACGCAGCGGCACCAACCTGATGGCCCGCCTGCGCGAGAAGTTCCCCCAGTCCGTTCTCATCGGCGTGAGCGCCATGAGCGATGCGTCCATGGCTCGCAAGTGCAAGGGTCTGGGAGCGGATCTGTTCATCGGCAAGCCGCTGGCGCCGGAGAAGCTCGCCCAGGCGCTGCAGTCCCGGCACACCAGCTGGCACTGA
- a CDS encoding ABC transporter permease, translating into MSARRVPRRAWVGLVLLVGLGLASWLAARVFPEALARTCPLGMDPTHPDRTVCELAFGGLWVSLAVGLAAGALSTLLGLGVAMAARAAGGTLEHQLLRVVDAVFALPDVLVVMVLQLAGQSMLDAGHAGGLGPFGLMVVSLALVGWAGPARMFRNRLASLEGQEFIAASRALGAGRWHLLRVHLWPALRPFVLAVFLSRLPTAILTESTVSFFGIARMEPMSLGRYLGTSYAALIYEGGSRVVLPAWGLLVLLVLGASLASQALGAGTRRV; encoded by the coding sequence ATGAGCGCGCGCCGCGTACCCAGGCGGGCCTGGGTGGGACTCGTGCTGCTCGTGGGCCTGGGCCTCGCGAGCTGGCTCGCCGCCCGCGTCTTCCCCGAGGCGCTCGCCCGCACCTGTCCGCTGGGCATGGACCCCACCCACCCCGATCGCACGGTGTGCGAGCTGGCGTTCGGGGGCCTGTGGGTTTCCCTGGCCGTGGGACTGGCCGCCGGTGCGCTCTCCACCCTGCTGGGGCTGGGTGTGGCCATGGCGGCGCGCGCGGCGGGAGGCACGCTGGAGCACCAGTTACTGCGCGTGGTGGACGCCGTCTTCGCGCTGCCGGACGTCCTGGTGGTGATGGTGCTGCAGCTCGCCGGCCAGTCGATGCTGGACGCGGGCCACGCGGGGGGCCTGGGCCCCTTCGGGCTCATGGTGGTGTCCCTGGCCCTGGTGGGCTGGGCGGGCCCGGCGCGCATGTTCCGCAACCGTCTGGCCTCGCTAGAGGGCCAGGAGTTCATCGCCGCCTCACGGGCGCTCGGCGCCGGACGCTGGCACCTGCTGCGCGTGCACCTCTGGCCCGCGCTGCGCCCCTTCGTGCTCGCCGTCTTCCTCAGCCGCCTGCCGACCGCCATCCTCACCGAGTCCACCGTCAGCTTCTTCGGCATCGCGCGGATGGAGCCCATGTCGCTCGGCCGCTACCTCGGCACCAGCTACGCGGCCCTCATCTACGAAGGCGGTTCACGGGTGGTGCTGCCCGCATGGGGACTGCTGGTGTTGCTCGTGCTTGGCGCCTCGCTGGCCTCCCAGGCGCTCGGGGCGGGGACGCGCCGCGTCTGA
- a CDS encoding ABC transporter permease subunit — MSPALVRLGRQLVLVPIVAIASYFLMAALPLTTADDAKRQVAPEVLASYRRDLGLGQPFGFLRPWEKLFRGERLGTSAQGVTGDELLWKLSGSVGVGLVALVLALGWALAFALLRSRWKRGRLSLLGDALPAVAFGTPVFIPALLLAPAVVERGHLLPELSAALVISVWPGIFLGTLVADALETELARDYVRTARGKGLSPRAVLWRHVLPNVLPALLDAVGPVATALLAGSFAAERVFGLPYFGQLYVLAVLQKQVAVVVVATTVFASLLVVVGLVVELVRLLVDPRAREART, encoded by the coding sequence ATGTCTCCCGCGCTCGTCCGCCTCGGCCGGCAACTGGTGCTCGTGCCCATCGTCGCGATCGCCTCCTACTTCCTCATGGCCGCGCTGCCGCTCACCACCGCGGACGACGCCAAGCGCCAGGTGGCCCCGGAGGTGCTCGCCTCGTACCGGAGGGACCTCGGCCTGGGACAGCCGTTCGGCTTCCTGCGCCCGTGGGAGAAGCTCTTCCGGGGCGAGCGTCTGGGCACCAGCGCCCAGGGCGTCACCGGTGACGAGCTGCTGTGGAAGCTCTCCGGCAGCGTGGGCGTGGGCCTGGTGGCCCTGGTGCTCGCGCTCGGGTGGGCCCTGGCCTTCGCGCTGCTCCGCTCCCGGTGGAAGCGCGGCCGCCTCTCGCTCCTCGGGGACGCGCTGCCCGCCGTGGCCTTCGGCACCCCCGTGTTCATCCCCGCGCTGCTACTCGCTCCCGCCGTCGTGGAGCGCGGGCACCTGCTGCCCGAGTTGTCCGCCGCGCTCGTCATCTCCGTGTGGCCGGGCATCTTCCTCGGCACCCTGGTGGCGGATGCGCTCGAGACGGAGCTGGCCCGGGACTACGTGCGCACCGCTCGCGGCAAGGGCCTGTCCCCGCGCGCCGTGCTGTGGCGTCACGTGCTGCCCAACGTGCTGCCCGCGCTCCTGGATGCCGTGGGCCCCGTGGCCACCGCGTTGCTCGCCGGCTCCTTCGCCGCCGAGCGCGTCTTCGGCCTGCCGTACTTCGGCCAGCTCTACGTCCTCGCCGTGCTGCAGAAGCAGGTGGCCGTGGTGGTGGTGGCCACCACCGTCTTCGCCTCGCTGCTCGTCGTCGTCGGGCTCGTGGTGGAGCTCGTGCGGCTCCTCGTGGACCCTCGTGCGCGGGAGGCCCGGACATGA